One window of Branchiostoma lanceolatum isolate klBraLanc5 chromosome 6, klBraLanc5.hap2, whole genome shotgun sequence genomic DNA carries:
- the LOC136437613 gene encoding C-type lectin LmsL-like, producing the protein MTKYGFPPPELEENYCRRTADFTEMWCFTTDPSTRWELCDVPACDEEYKQVGACQDSYMPLGGACIRLVPIKKSFWDAQKSCEAEGATPAMPKTEKFDLTLRALVRSSGGQCDYWIGMWETGSFSKHVLGSWKWVDGSSLAIHDYQGWSPGEPNGYNSRRALCVQYWKIMWDDGYCSEEKRYICQSRPA; encoded by the exons ATGACTAAATATGGATTTCCTCCACCCGAACtggaggagaactactgccggaggACTGCCGACTTTACCGAAATGTGGTGCTTCACCACGGATCCCAGCACCAGATGGGAGCTTTGCGACGTACCAGCATGTG ATGAAGAGTACAAGCAAGTCGGCGCCTGCCAGGATAGCTACATGCCACTCGGAGGGGCCTGTATCCGACTAGTTCCCATCAAGAAGTCTTTTTGGGATGCACAGAAGTCCTGTGAGGCGGAAGGGGCGACGCCTGCCATGCCTAAAACGGAAAAGTTTGATCTCACTCTCAGAGCCCTCGTTAGGTCGTCCGGAGGCCAATGCGACTATTGGATCGGTATGTGGGAGACCGGAAGCTTTAGTAAGCATGTCCTTGGAAGCTGGAAATGGGTGGACGGGTCAAGTCTTGCGATCCATGATTACCAG GGATGGAGCCCTGGTGAGCCAAATGGGTACAACTCTCGGCGGGCACTGTGCGTTCAGTACTGGAAGATTATGTGGGACGACGGCTACTGCTCAGAGGAAAAGCGCTACATCTGCCAATCTCGTCCTGCCTAA